The following proteins are encoded in a genomic region of Corticium candelabrum chromosome 11, ooCorCand1.1, whole genome shotgun sequence:
- the LOC134186593 gene encoding uncharacterized protein LOC134186593, with protein MSSQRLLLSDFLSHYNDERQQLCRLLDLKMDGKDWRSVAGNLGFTWTDVMLIDQKEREPTAQVLLRYSMENSKATVFDLHTILRKLSREDAMDVLEAVGFDVTAPTLEDTQDFYVPSESSSEESALTDSTTQFFPGQEEGDDETAMIKDMIAEFGVLNLFDLDKPVIGKVALLIGNQNYEAKCLELKTPHRDVRDLKKVLEDMDFKTMTLVDLRRDEMRQAILSFTTFLDRQMYAVFFFGGHGFEGHNPVTGDVENFLIPVDAPDTCSPEHCIKLQEDVLDTIQECNTAMNLIIADTCRTWKAPQAALSADSLKQKTRRSINLRSKGNTVFAFSTCSAKKAYEAQVNASDDSQCNSIYVKYLKQHLMLDDPVEQILKKTARAMVARHSGIQIPVIVTNLIRDCKLTDRVVPDEHTRHQLIRWTQITELPRYNPFSLKGFLFTPKFCLKCHNVLLMVLFVENTNNFAVRDLKIRTGQPKHGLHFQHEPCAPDKLAGTDDPPDRQRDCVTQISIGGLQRLEDGMSQLPLPLTMSYCDDTDQVPPGITVSPQEITFEIDLGNPLISAASANWDAFISSSYEQSIVSSEQ; from the exons ATGTCTAGTCAACGTCTCTTGTTGTCCGACTTTCTCTCACATTATAATGACGAACGTCAACAATTGTGTCGACTGCTTGACTTGAAGATGGATGGGAAAGACTGGCGAAGTGTTGCTGGTAATCTTGGCTTCACATGGACAGATGTCATGCTGATAGACCAAAAAGAAAGAGAACCGACCGCTCAAGTGCTTTTGAGATACTCAATGGAGAATTCAAAGGCAACCGTATTTGATCTGCATACTATACTAAGGAAACTGTCGAGAGAAGATGCTATGGATGTGTTGGAGGCAGTGGGATTTGATGTGACCGCGCCCACGCTAGAGG ACACACAGGATTTCTACGTGCCATCCGAATCGAGCAGTGAAGAGTCAGCATTAACAG ATTCTACCACACAGTTTTTTCCTGGTCAAGAAGAAG GAGATGACGAAACTGCAATGATTAAAGACATGATTGCTG AATTTGGTGTGCTTAATTTGTTTGATTTAGACAAGCCAG TAATAGGGAAAGTTGCTCTCCTGATTGGCAATCAAAATTACGAAGCCAAATGCTTAGAATTGAAGACTCCTCATCGCGATGTGAGAGATTTAAAGAAGGTTTTAGAAGACATGGACTTCAAG ACAATGACTCTTGTTGATCTAAGAAGAGATGAAATGCGGCAAGCAATTTTGAGTTTTACCACATTTCTTG ACCGCCAAATGTATGCCGTTTTCTTCTTTGGCGGTCATGGGTTTGAGGGGCATAATCCAGTCACAGGAGATGTGGAAAACTTTCTTATTCCTGTCGATGCTCCTGACACTTGTTCTCCCGAACACTGTATCAAGCTGCAGGAAGACGTTCTCGATACAATTCAGGAATGCAACACTGCCATGAACCTGATTATTGCTGATACATGTAGAACATG GAAAGCTCCACAGGCTGCATTGTCTGCAGACTCCTTGAAACAAAAAACTCGACGTTCGATCAACCTAAGATCCAAGGGAAACACAGTGTTTGCTTTTTCAAC CTGTTCTGCCAAAAAAGCATACGAAGCACAGGTCAACGCTTCTGATGACTCTCAATGCAACAGTATATATGTCAAGTATCTTAAGCAACACCTAATGCTTGATGATCCAGTAGAGCAGATCTTGAAGAAGACAGCAAGAG CTATGGTAGCGAGACACAGTGGCATCCAGATCCCGGTTATTGTCACTAATTTGATCAGAGACTGCAAGTTGACCGACCGCGTTGTTCCAGACGAACACACAAGACATCAACTGATCAGATGGACACAAATAACAG AGCTTCCTCGCTATAATCCTTTCTCATTGAAAGGATTTCTCTTTACTCCAAAGTTTTGTCTGAAATGCCACAATGTGCTCTTGATGGTGCTTTTTGTggaaaatacaaacaactttGCAGTCCGAGATTTGAAAATTAGGACCGGACAGCCCAAACAC GGACTTCATTTCCAGCATGAACCTTGTGCTCCTGATAAGTTAGCAGGCACTGATGATCCACCAGATCGTCAGAGAGATTGTGTAACACAAATATCAATTGGAGGTTTGCAAAGATTG GAGGATGGCATGTCACAGTTGCCTCTACCCCTAACTATGTCATATTGTGACGACACAGACCAAGTTCCACCCGGCATCACAGTGTCTCCCCAAGAAATCACATTCGAAATAGATCTCGGTAATCCTCTGATTTCTGCCGCATCTGCCAATTGGGATGCATTCATCAGCAGCAGCTATGAACAGTCTATCGTGTCATCGGAACAGTAG
- the LOC134186886 gene encoding structural maintenance of chromosomes protein 6-like — protein MAEFAKVANRSVKRQKRSADDACSNSKRLRQATDSLTNGSPAVLEDDQNDSFSQFSLTQNGDTGHTDQPENGIVESLELRNFMCHQNLKINFGEKINFVIGKNGSGKSAIMTGIVVGLGGNAAHTNRALSLKGLIMQGCPSATVIVSLCNRGSDSFQNEKYGDSVIVERKIAADGGGGHYKLRSQDGKVVSTKKEDLQQVLDHFNIQVNNPVSLLNQDTSRNFLHSSKPAHKYELFMKATQLEQLTVDYQQILEQKDVMSKSLEMKKKGLPELEREVMQWEEKFKNLTQLDQLSETKHKVEEELAWAQVIGLEKERDRIAHEIEKKERSTPKYSDKVEQCKAEAVKRETAMSEVEEKLKTLTHAAEDFQKRQKSKKEDLSKKKAACGKAKRDLDMISHEQRGEERTRNELQEQLEKLMTTSRQSTEKKRLRQIARKQELQDKVRELQGEMGEDQRSKTNLEGTIHQKQEQSYGMRNKESDTRKQLDHQQRELSGLERNRGNKLQVYGDWMPHLVTAIDNETSFHNKPRGPIGRYITLKEEKWALAVEAVLGKELLSSFCCHDQHDLQLLRRLMGRHCPGDKQPSVIKQTFRDRPYDTARARPRSKQLTFFDIVKCTDPVVFNVLIDQRRVESILMIERVDVAKRVMHINTPAGAKEAFTQQGDHLFGGTANRFYSCGKSRPHFVQQSVEGRIAELKEQLDQSQQTLQKLQQERRRVENEKDMSARELDQVKVKLHRKEHELSQLRRELQELDLLDDDANPVDVTALQEELEEHNNKISMLSQQSQTLTEEYEEMNYQYREQKKEVNGEIEKVQGTISEMDEVKSQIEALARAVSEAKGHQRHYEGKLQQLMTDIASKQSDLDGMRRKVLESTETAIKICERVETRATVKDLEIQLNRIEKVIAEEEKRQGSRETIIMTYHELKTRYEETTRVTRSLELCLKRLKEMMDQRVKRLKYYRVSLAVRLKIRFQMLMSQRGYDGKMIFDHNAKQLKLEVKVEESDTSLMVKDMKSLSGGERSFTTVCFILTLWDAVESPFRMLDEFDVFMDMVNRRVSMAMLLKAAREKNNKQFVFLTPQDLSAHIGAPDVRTHRLHDPDRNQATLNFGRSGSSRDG, from the exons ATGGCGGAATTCGCTAAAGTCGCCAATCGATCTGTGAAGCGCCAGAAGAGAAGTGCAGACGATGCTTGCAGCAATTCAAAAAGACTTAGGCAGGCTACTGATTCTCTTACAAACGGATCGCCAGCAGTTCTAGAAGATGACCAAAACGACTCATTTTCTCAATTTTCTCTCACACAAAACGGAGATACGGGCCACACTGACCAACCAGAGAATGGGATTGTTGAGTCATTGGAATTGAGAAACTTCATGTGCCATCAGAATCTAAAAATTAACTTTGGAGAAAAAATCAACTTTGTGATTGGAAAGAATGGAA GCGGGAAGAGTGCAATCATGACTGGAATTGTAGTAGGACTGGGCGGCAATGCCGCTCACACAAACAGAGCGCTCTCTTTGAAAGGACTCATTATGCAAGGATGCCC ATCAGCAACTGTCATTGTCAGTCTTTGTAATCGTGGAAGTGACTCATTTCAGAACGAGAAGTATGGTGACAGTGTGATAGTTGAGAGAAAGATAGCCGCTGATGGAGGAGGAGGCCATTACAAACTGAGATCACAAGATG GGAAAGTTGTGtctacaaagaaagaagacctGCAGCAAGTTTTGGATCATTTCAACATTCAA GTGAACAATCCTGTCTCCTTGCTTAATCAAGATACAAGCAGAAACTTTCTTCACTCGTCTAAGCCAGCACACAAATACGAG TTATTTATGAAAGCCACACAGCTGGAACAGTTGACTGTTGACTACCAACAGATCTTGGAACAGAAAGATGTCATGAGTAAGAGTCTTGAGATGAAGAAGAAAGGACTTCCAGAACTAGAGCGAGAAGTCATGCAGTGGGAGGAGAAGTTTAAGAATTTGACACAACTCGATCAACTAAGTGAAACAAAACATAAGGTGGAGGAGGAGTTAGCTTGGGCTCAAGTGATCGGtttggagaaagagagagatcGTATAGCACATGAAATCGAGAAGAAGGAGCGGAGCACACCAAAGTATTCAGACAAAGTTGAACAATGCAAG GCTGAAGCGGTGAAGCGTGAAACAGCAATGTCTGAAGTCGAAGAGAAATTGAAGACACTCACTCATGCAGCAGAGGACTTTCAAAAGAGACAGAAATCGAAGAAAGAAGATTTATCAAAGAAAAAAGCTGCATGTGGCAAGGCCAAG CGTGATTTGGACATGATTTCTCATGAACAACGTGGAGAAGAACGAACTCGGAATGAACTACAAGAGCAATTAGAAAAACTGATGACGACATCAAGGCAGTCAACCGAGAAAAAACGACTGAGGCAGATAGCACGGAAGcaagagttgcaagacaaagTGAGGGAATTGCAAGGTGAGATGGGTGAAGACCAAAGGTCGAAAACCAATCTGGAGGGTACAATTCACCAGAAACAAGAACAATCTTATGGAATGCGAAACAAAGAGTCGGACACCAGAAAGCAG CTTGACCATCAGCAACGTGAGCTGTCTGGTTTGGAACGAAATCGCGGCAACAAGTTACAAGTATATGGAGATTGGATGCCTCATTTGGTTACCGCAATCGACAACGAAACGAGTTTTCATAATAAGCCACGTGGTCCAATTGGTCGATACATCACATTGAAAGAAGAAAAGTGGGCACTTGCTGTAGAAGCTGTGTTAGGGAAAGAGCTTCTCTCATCATTTTGCTGTCACGATCAACACGATCTGCAGCTTCTCAGACGTTTGATGGGCAGACATTGTCCAGGAGATAAACAACCATCTGTTATTAAACAGACTTTTAGG GATCGACCGTATGACACTGCAAGAGCT CGTCCGAGAAGCAAGCAGCTTACGTTTTTTGACATTGTGAAGTGCACAGATCCTGTGGTGTTTAACGTTCTAATTGATCAG CGACGTGTGGAGAGTATTCTTATGATAGAAAGAGTTGATGTTGCGAAGAGAGTAATGCACATCAACACTCCAGCTGGTGCTAAAGAG GCATTTACTCAACAAGGAGACCACTTGTTTGGAGGCACAGCCAATCGTTTTTATTCATGCGGAAAGAGCAGACCTCACTTTGTTCAGCAGAGTGTGGAAGGAAGGATCGC TGAGCTGAAAGAGCAATTGGATCAGTCACAACAAACTCTCCAGAAACTACagcaagaaagaagaagagtCGAAAACGAGAAAGATATGTCTGCT AGAGAGTTGGATCAAGTCAAAGTGAAGCTGCATCGCAAAGAACACGAGCTCAGTCAACTAAGAAGG GAACTTCAAGAGCTTGATCTTTTGGACGATGATGCAAATCCTGTTGATGTTACTGCTTTGCAAGAGGAATTAGAAGAACACAATAACAAAATCAGCATGCTAAGTCAACAGAGCCAAACTCTTACGGAAGAATATGAAGAGATGAACTATCAATACAGGGAACAGAAAAAGGAGGTCAATGGAGAAATTGAAAAAGTGCAAGGAACTATCAGTGAAATGGATGAAGTGAAG aGCCAGATTGAAGCATTGGCTAGAGCTGTCTCTGAAGCTAAGGGACATCAACGCCATTATGAAGGAAAGCTTCAACAGCTGATGACAGATATTGCTTCAAAACAGAGCGATCTTGATGGAATGCGAAGAAAAGTTTTAGAAAGCACAGAGACAGCCATAAAAATCTGTGAAAGAGTCGAAACAAGGGCAACAGTGAAAGATCTAGAAATTCAATTGAATAGAATTGAGAAAGTGATTgctgaagaagagaaaag ACAAGGTAGTCGTGAGACCATTATTATGACATACCATGAACTGAAGACTCGTTATGAAGAGACAACAAGAGTGACAAGAAGTCTTGAACTTTGTCTTAAG CGACTTAAAGAGATGATGGATCAACGTGTCAAGCGACTAAAGTATTATCGTGTGAGTTTGGCTGTGAGACTGAAAATTAGGTTTCAGATGCTCATGAGCCAACGAGGTTACGATGGTAAGATGATATTTGATCACAATGCAAAGCAGCTGAAACTCGAAGTGAAAGTGGAAGAAAGTGATACAAGCTTGATGGTGAAAGACATGAAGTCATTGTCAGGTGGAGAGAGATCTTTCACTACAGTCTGCTTTATTCTGACTCTTTGGGATGCTGTTGAGAGTCCATTTCGAATGTTGGATGAGTTTGATGTTTTTATGGACATGGTCAATAGGAGAGTTAGCATGGCGATGTTGCTGAAAGCGGCAAGAGAGAAGAACAACAAGCAGTTTGTCTTCCTGACTCCTCAAGACTTGAG TGCTCACATTGGAGCTCCTGATGTTCGAACTCATCGCCTTCATGATCCTGACAGAAATCAAGCAACACTGAACTTTGGTCGTTCAGGAAGCAGTCGGGATGGGTGA
- the LOC134187484 gene encoding 26S proteasome non-ATPase regulatory subunit 8-like yields the protein MESAVELLKKLRHEWSRKPDAEAMRRCGVLLPQLKLSLTSLGFLAAAKKQPTVQELIIARDGLEIGALWSIEKSDIPTFERYMAQLRCYYSDYKDSLPKSAYQYELTGLNLLSLLAQNRLAEFHIELEVLPPDDLSDNVYLRHPIALERYLMEGSYNKIFLSRGNVPSETYNFFIDMLVDTVREEIASCAEKSYQQLDRREATKMLFLDSEEDMDKIAESRCWELRNGFYCFDQREKMDVAIPSIQVIHQTLEYARELERIV from the exons ATGGAGTCTGCTGTCGAGTTGTTGAAGAAACTGAGACACGAATGGAGCAGGAAACCAGATGCTGAAGCAATGAGACGCTGTGGTGTTTTACTTCCTCAATTGAAG CTTTCGTTGACTTCTCTTGGGTTTCTTGCTGCCGCCAAAAAGCAGCCAACAGTACAAGAACTGATCATAGCAA GAGATGGTCTGGAAATTGGAGCTCTATGGAGCATTGAAAAGAGCGATATTCCCACATTTGAACGCTACATGGCTCAGCTACGCTGTTATTACAGTGATTATAAGGACAGCCTGCCTAAGTCGGCGTATCAGTATGAACTGACGGGATTGAACCTGTTGTCACTGTTGGCTCAGAACCGATTGGCTGAGTTTCACATT GAGTTGGAAGTTCTGCCTCCTGATGATTTGTCAGATAATGTGTATTTGAGACATCCGATTGCATTAGAAAGG TATCTAATGGAAGGGAGTTACAACAAG ATATTTCTCTCACGAGGGAACGTCCCATCCGAAACATATAACTTCTTTATTGACATGTTAGTCGATACAGTGAG GGAGGAGATAGCATCTTGTGCAGAGAAGTCGTATCAGCAGCTAGACAGAAGGGAAGCAACAAAGATGCTCTTTTTAGACTCTGAAGAAGACATGGATAAGATAGCCGAAAGT cgTTGTTGGGAGCTGAGGAATGGTTTCTATTGTTTCGATCAGAGAGAGAAGATGGATGTGGCAATACCGTCGATTCAAGTCATTCATCAGACTCTTGAATATGCGAGAGAGCTTGAACGTATCGTTTAG